Below is a genomic region from Billgrantia tianxiuensis.
TTCTTCGGCAGCGACTTGGCGCCGCGGAAGTCGAGCGTGGCGACACGGTCGAGGTCGGCATAGATGGTGTCGAGTCCTCCTCCCATGCCTTGCAGCAGGCCCAGCGCGGTCTTCTCGCCTACCCCTGGCACGCCAGGAATGTTGTCCACCTTGTCGCCCATCAGCGCCAGGTAATCGATGATCAACTCCGGCGGCAGGCCGAACTTTGCCTTGACCCCTTCCGCGTCGAGAGTCTCGTCCTTCATGGTATTGACCAGGGTGATGTGCGAGTTCACCAACTGCGCCATGTCCTTGTCACCGGTGGAGATCACCGCGTCGCGTCCCGCCTCGGTAGCATGCCTGGCCAAGGTACCGATGACATCATCGGCCTCGACGCCCTCGACGCACAGCAGCGGCAGGCCCAGGGCGCGGATACAGGCATAGAGCGGCTCCACCTGGCTGCGCAGGTCGTCGGGCATCGGCGGGCGTTGAGCCTTGTACTGCTCGAACAGCTCATCGCGGAAGGTCTTGCCCTTGGCATCGAAGACCACCGCCATGGGACTGTCCGGGTAGTCCTTGATCAACCGTTTGAGCATGCTGAGCACGCCCTTGACGGCACCGGTAGGCTGACCGGAAGAGGTGGTCAGCGGCGGCAGAGCGTGAAAGGCGCGGTAGAGATAGGACGAACCGTCGACGAGAACGATGGGCGTAGCGGCCATGTATCGGCATCCGTTGGGTCTGTGCAAGAAAATGTGATCTTGATCAGCCATGATACGCATTGCGCGCCGCTTTTGCCGCCATCGTTGGGATCACGCGGTCCAACGACATACACTGAGGTTAATCGCACACCGGGGCAATCGCTCGGTGCAGCGTTCGTCGCAAGCGGTCTCTGGAGGCCCACCATGAACGTTTCACGCCGCATCCTCGCTGTCACTCTGCTCTCCCTGGGGCTCGGCATGGTGTCGGCCGCACCCGCCCTGGCCCAGTCGTCCGCCGATGTCGAGCCCGACATCACCATCCGCCAGGAGGAGGATCGCACCATTCGCGAGTACCGCGTCAACGGTCAGCTCTATGCCATCGAGATTCGTCCGCGTCGCGGGCCCAGCTACTTCCTCGTCGACCACGACGGCGACGGCAATTTCGAGCGCCAGGAGGGCGACCGGGTCGCCGTACCCCAGTGGGTGCTGATCCGCTTCTAACCGCCAGGTCGGGTTACGGCTTCGTGAATGGCGGAACGTGTCCAGCAGGCGTGCATCGAAGTGCCAAGACGCTACAATAGGCGGCTTGGCAACCTGGGCGAGAGACACATGGCCGTATTCACCCCGTTGAGCGACGCACAGGTCGCAGAGTTTCTCAAGCGTTTCGATGTCGGCAATCTGGTGTCCCTGGAAGGGGTTGCCGGAGGCACCGAGAATACGACGTTCTTCGTCACTACCGATCGGCGGGAGCTGGTACTGACGCTGTTCGAGCAGGGCGAGCACGAGGAACTGCCGTTCTTCGTCGACCTGCTCGACTATCTGGACGAACATCGCCTGCCGGTGCCAGGGCCAGTGCACGACCGCGAAGGCATTGCCCTGCACAGCCTGGCCGGCAAGCCTTCACTGCTGTTCCCGCGCCTGCCCGGCCGGCATCCCATGACGCCCAACCTGGCGCAGTGCCGCGCCTTGGGCGAGGCGCTGGGACGCATGCATGTGGTCTCACAGCACTTCCCCGGGCATCGCCCCAACCCGCGCGATCTCAGCTGGCTGGTGGCCATGCATCACAGGGTGCTGGGCTATCTCTCGCCCGACGATCAAGCCCTGATGAAGGATGAGGTGGAAATCTACCAGGGCGTGTTCGGCGCCGCCCCGGCACTGCCTCACGGCGCCCTGCATGGCGACCTGTTCCGCGACAACACCCTGTTCGAGGGCGACCGCCTGGGTGGCATCATCGATTTCTACAATGGTTGCACCGGCGACCTGCTGTTCGATCTGGCCGTGGTGATCAATGATTGGGCCTCCGGCCCCGACGGGCGCCTGGACCGTGAACGCCACGACGCCATTGTCCAGGCCTATCAGGCACGTCGGCCGCTGACCTCCGCGGAGCGCGAGGTATGGCCGACGATGCTGCGCATGACCGCGCTGCGTTACTGGCTGTCACGGCTGCTGGTGGTCTACGTGGACCCGCCGGCTCACGACCTGACGCCACATGACCCAGCGCAGTTCCATACCATTCTCACGGCACGCCTGAAACATGGCGCCCTGCCCCTGCCCGAAGCGAGCGATACATGAGCCTATCCATGGGAGCTGTCTCAGGACCCGCCCAGCGGGCCCGCCGCACTTGGAACATCGATCAGTGGGGCAGCGGCTATTTCGATGTCGACGATCATGGCCACGCCCTGGTACGTCCCCTCGGCAGCGAAGCCGAGGGTCCGGCACTGCCGCTGGCGCCACTGGTGGATCAGCTCCGCGAGGCCGGCCTGCGCCTGCCGGTGCTGGTGCGTTTCAGCGACATCCTGCATGACCGTGTCGAACAGCTGTGCGACGCCTTCGACCTGGCCATGCAGGAAGAGGAGTATCTTGGCGGCTATACCGCCGTGTACCCGATCAAGGTCAACCAGCAGCGCCGTGTGGTCGAGGAGATCCTTGCTACCCGCGAGCGCGGTCACGGCCGGGTCGGCCTCGAGGCCGGCAGCAAGCCGGAGCTGCTCGCCGTGCTGGCACTCTCCGCCGACGGCCCCTCGCTGATCGTATGCAACGGCTATAAGGACCGCGAGTACATCCGCCTGGCGCTGATGGGCGAAAAGCTCGGCCACCGGGTCTATCTGGTGGTGGAGAAGTTCTCCGAGCTGCCGCTGATTCTGGAGGAAGCCGAGGGCCTAGGCGTCACCCCGCGCATCGGCCTGCGCGCCCGCCTGGCTTCGGTGGGCATGGGAAAGTGGCAAGATACCGGGGGCGAGAAATCCAAGTTTGGCCTCACCGCCAGCCAGATGCTGGCCGTGGTGGAGCGTCTGCGTGAAGCCGGCTCGCTGGGCAGTCTGCAACTGGTGCACTTCCACCTGGGCTCGCAGATCGCCAATATCCGCGACATACAGGTCGGC
It encodes:
- a CDS encoding DUF2782 domain-containing protein → MNVSRRILAVTLLSLGLGMVSAAPALAQSSADVEPDITIRQEEDRTIREYRVNGQLYAIEIRPRRGPSYFLVDHDGDGNFERQEGDRVAVPQWVLIRF
- a CDS encoding homoserine kinase; this encodes MAVFTPLSDAQVAEFLKRFDVGNLVSLEGVAGGTENTTFFVTTDRRELVLTLFEQGEHEELPFFVDLLDYLDEHRLPVPGPVHDREGIALHSLAGKPSLLFPRLPGRHPMTPNLAQCRALGEALGRMHVVSQHFPGHRPNPRDLSWLVAMHHRVLGYLSPDDQALMKDEVEIYQGVFGAAPALPHGALHGDLFRDNTLFEGDRLGGIIDFYNGCTGDLLFDLAVVINDWASGPDGRLDRERHDAIVQAYQARRPLTSAEREVWPTMLRMTALRYWLSRLLVVYVDPPAHDLTPHDPAQFHTILTARLKHGALPLPEASDT